Proteins encoded by one window of Gemmatimonadota bacterium:
- a CDS encoding iron transporter, whose protein sequence is MTRWPRAAMPTRGYVSIVGVIVVAVCAGCAARTQVAAPFPKSEPAKVAARVVPVEIPTPPVMPSLRESEDATSSQLDRALDEGKALGREVDWVKGEEAAASGDMAAGEYLTTYLITPADDYYDLEAAQPNLPAHHTTVVPGSAHVAVVVRDAADGRMVQGLEVRAVLHDEDSGDERSALLPFEWHPILNRYGENLVLPSSPFTLRVYISMPTYGRHDQVNGDRFIGKVMTRFTHVVVSPDSLAVASERLARGESRQTVSLAREEGDVIDRPLSEMLRSADVSGSQVRSGDYKVAVVVQAARGTWEARNGQLSYDSPNGNIGPVAHLDVSIRDATTGRFIPGLKVRATILDSRRREIDTYLMPFTWHPWMNHYGLNVPVPGNGRYTVRIRADAPAFRRFGSTALRKFNKAVDVTVRNVRFDVAGAR, encoded by the coding sequence GTGACACGCTGGCCACGCGCCGCGATGCCAACGCGTGGGTACGTATCAATCGTCGGCGTGATTGTCGTTGCCGTGTGTGCAGGCTGCGCTGCGCGTACTCAGGTCGCTGCGCCCTTTCCGAAATCGGAGCCAGCCAAAGTGGCTGCGCGCGTCGTTCCGGTAGAAATCCCGACTCCGCCTGTGATGCCATCGCTTCGGGAAAGCGAAGATGCAACGTCCTCGCAACTCGATCGCGCGCTGGATGAGGGCAAGGCACTGGGTCGCGAAGTGGATTGGGTCAAAGGCGAGGAAGCGGCAGCAAGCGGTGATATGGCGGCTGGCGAATACCTCACCACCTACCTGATAACGCCGGCCGACGACTACTACGATCTCGAAGCTGCTCAGCCGAATCTGCCAGCGCATCATACGACAGTCGTGCCGGGATCGGCGCACGTTGCGGTAGTGGTACGAGACGCAGCGGACGGACGGATGGTTCAGGGGCTGGAAGTTCGTGCGGTGCTGCACGACGAGGATTCCGGCGACGAACGGAGTGCCCTGCTTCCATTCGAGTGGCATCCGATTCTCAATCGGTATGGGGAGAACCTCGTTCTTCCGTCGAGTCCATTCACGTTGCGCGTGTACATCTCGATGCCGACGTATGGCAGGCACGATCAGGTCAACGGTGATCGGTTCATCGGGAAGGTGATGACGAGATTCACGCACGTCGTCGTTTCGCCGGATTCACTTGCGGTGGCATCGGAGCGTCTGGCGCGCGGCGAGTCACGCCAGACAGTGAGTCTTGCACGTGAGGAAGGTGATGTGATCGATCGGCCGCTTTCAGAAATGTTGCGCAGTGCCGACGTTAGCGGATCCCAGGTGCGCTCAGGTGATTACAAGGTAGCTGTGGTGGTACAGGCTGCGCGCGGAACATGGGAGGCTCGGAATGGACAGCTGAGCTATGACAGCCCGAACGGTAACATTGGACCGGTTGCTCATCTCGACGTGAGCATACGTGATGCAACCACGGGGCGGTTCATACCCGGGTTGAAGGTGCGCGCTACAATTCTGGATTCACGCAGGCGAGAGATCGACACGTACCTGATGCCGTTTACGTGGCATCCGTGGATGAATCATTACGGCTTGAACGTGCCGGTTCCCGGAAACGGGCGATACACAGTGCGCATACGTGCGGACGCTCCTGCGTTTCGGAGATTTGGGAGCACGGCGCTCAGGAAGTTCAACAAGGCTGTTGACGTGACGGTGCGTAACGTTCGGTTCGATGTTGCGGGGGCGCGGTAA
- the mnmG gene encoding tRNA uridine-5-carboxymethylaminomethyl(34) synthesis enzyme MnmG: MQSFESSFDVIVIGAGHAGTEAAVAAARLGASVALITSALETIGQMSCNPAIGGVAKGTVVREVDALGGIMGRATDLASLQFRMLNRSKGPAVWSPRAQCDRGLYRRAARSLIEEQPNLQTIQGTVARLIMDEAGATVRGAETLEGRKFGARCVVITAGTFLRGRIHIGTEMSLSGGRAGESATTHLAEQLERAGLTVERFKTGTPPRIDGRSVDFSQLQVQESEINQFDYSWSHFWPVPRSTAAGTRHPAQLPCWITYLGAPGKQIIADNIGKSAMYGGAISARGPRYCPSVEDKILRFPDAERHQIFLEPEGHDTSELYVNGLSTSLPADVQVEILHSIPGLERARMNRAGYAIEYDYYPPTQLDPSLQVKAIDGLYFAGQINGTTGYEEAAGQGVVAGLNAGLACTGRNPIMLGRHTSYIGVLIDDLVTRGVDEPYRLFTSRSEFRLTVRQDNAIERLAPIALELGLYDERERQVVERRFAADRETRRLAEETSIRPDQAAPILSDIDSNALVHSVKITEVARRQNVSLASLFAAVGVGQDLDPAAVLSTELEIKYAGYFDRERIQADKIKRMGEFSLPGDLDYARMASLTLEARHKLTAIRPRSLAQVSRIPGVSPNDIQNLVIEVERHHKRGATS; encoded by the coding sequence ATGCAAAGTTTTGAATCCTCGTTTGACGTAATCGTCATAGGCGCCGGCCACGCGGGCACCGAAGCGGCCGTTGCCGCTGCGCGGCTCGGTGCATCCGTCGCCCTCATCACCAGCGCGCTCGAAACTATAGGGCAGATGTCCTGCAATCCGGCCATCGGCGGGGTTGCCAAGGGCACCGTGGTCCGTGAAGTGGACGCACTCGGCGGAATCATGGGCCGAGCCACCGATCTGGCCTCATTGCAGTTCCGGATGCTCAATCGGAGCAAGGGACCGGCAGTATGGTCTCCCCGCGCGCAGTGCGATCGCGGCCTCTACCGTAGGGCAGCACGCAGCCTCATCGAGGAACAGCCCAACCTTCAGACCATCCAGGGTACTGTCGCCCGGCTCATCATGGATGAGGCCGGTGCAACCGTACGCGGTGCGGAGACGCTCGAAGGCAGGAAGTTCGGCGCGCGCTGCGTCGTGATTACCGCCGGTACGTTTCTGAGAGGGCGCATCCACATCGGTACGGAAATGAGCCTTTCCGGCGGTAGAGCCGGTGAGTCCGCCACTACCCATCTCGCCGAACAGCTCGAGCGTGCTGGACTTACGGTGGAAAGGTTCAAGACTGGCACGCCGCCCCGCATTGATGGACGGTCTGTCGATTTCTCGCAGCTCCAGGTCCAGGAAAGCGAAATCAATCAGTTTGATTACTCCTGGTCGCATTTCTGGCCTGTACCACGGTCGACCGCCGCCGGTACTCGTCATCCCGCTCAGCTCCCGTGCTGGATCACCTACCTCGGCGCGCCCGGCAAGCAGATAATCGCTGACAACATTGGCAAGTCGGCCATGTACGGCGGTGCGATTTCCGCCCGAGGCCCACGCTACTGTCCATCCGTCGAGGACAAGATCCTCAGATTTCCGGACGCCGAGCGTCACCAGATATTCCTCGAGCCGGAAGGTCACGACACGAGCGAGCTCTATGTCAACGGGCTTTCGACCTCACTTCCTGCCGACGTGCAGGTCGAGATCCTCCATAGCATCCCCGGGCTCGAGCGCGCCCGCATGAACCGCGCGGGCTATGCGATCGAATACGATTACTATCCTCCCACGCAGCTCGACCCGTCGCTGCAGGTCAAGGCCATTGACGGCTTGTACTTCGCCGGCCAGATCAACGGCACAACGGGCTACGAGGAAGCCGCCGGCCAGGGAGTAGTTGCCGGCCTGAACGCCGGCCTCGCTTGCACAGGTCGAAACCCGATCATGCTTGGCCGACACACGTCGTACATCGGAGTCCTGATCGACGATCTCGTGACGCGTGGCGTGGACGAGCCGTACCGCCTGTTCACCTCCCGTTCCGAGTTTCGCCTTACCGTGCGACAGGACAATGCGATCGAGCGTCTCGCACCCATTGCTCTCGAGTTGGGCCTGTATGACGAGCGGGAGCGTCAGGTCGTCGAGCGCCGTTTCGCAGCTGATCGCGAGACGCGCAGACTGGCTGAAGAAACCAGCATTCGTCCCGATCAGGCTGCGCCGATCCTGTCCGATATCGATAGCAACGCACTGGTGCACTCCGTGAAAATCACCGAAGTCGCACGGCGTCAGAACGTTTCCCTTGCTTCCCTGTTCGCCGCCGTCGGCGTTGGACAGGACCTCGATCCCGCAGCAGTCCTCTCGACAGAGCTCGAAATCAAGTACGCCGGCTACTTCGACCGCGAGCGTATTCAGGCAGATAAGATCAAGCGGATGGGTGAGTTCTCCCTCCCGGGAGATCTCGATTATGCTCGAATGGCCTCACTCACTCTCGAAGCGCGCCACAAGCTGACCGCAATTCGACCTCGTTCCCTGGCTCAGGTCTCCCGTATTCCCGGAGTCAGCCCCAACGACATCCAGAACCTCGTCATAGAAGTCGAGCGACATCACAAGCGGGGCGCTACCAGCTAG
- a CDS encoding ion channel, translated as MAVDSRVRLLNRDGTFNVELAGTKGRHIFAPYHALLGMGWGRFLLIIATFYVVVNAVFGLGYLACGRNALAGAGFAGHSTLFSDYFRAYFFSVETFGTIGYGNIAPVGMPANILLSIESFIGLLSAALATGLVFARFSRPSAAIMYSRHALIAPYRGIRAFMFRCANERSNQLIEVSVQIMYSRIAVRPNGERVREFTSLPLEFDKVTFFALSWTVVHPIDESSPLFHCTAETLVANEAEFLVLLSGNDETFSQTVHSRTSYKANEIIWNARFRSMFIESTTRGTTGMDLARIHDYEPVTP; from the coding sequence ATCGCGGTAGATAGTCGCGTAAGGCTACTAAATCGCGACGGCACGTTCAATGTAGAACTCGCAGGAACCAAGGGCAGGCACATATTCGCTCCATACCACGCCTTGCTGGGCATGGGATGGGGACGCTTCCTGCTCATCATCGCGACGTTCTACGTCGTTGTGAATGCTGTGTTCGGACTCGGCTATCTCGCGTGCGGCCGCAACGCACTGGCTGGTGCTGGTTTCGCTGGGCACTCCACGCTGTTCAGTGACTACTTCCGTGCCTACTTCTTCAGCGTCGAGACATTCGGTACCATCGGCTACGGTAATATCGCGCCGGTCGGGATGCCGGCGAATATTCTGCTTAGTATCGAGTCGTTCATTGGATTGCTGAGTGCAGCACTCGCGACAGGTCTGGTGTTCGCGCGATTCTCCCGACCGAGTGCTGCAATCATGTATAGCAGGCACGCGCTGATCGCACCGTACCGTGGTATCAGAGCGTTCATGTTCCGTTGCGCAAACGAACGCAGCAATCAATTGATCGAAGTGTCGGTACAAATCATGTACAGCAGGATCGCCGTGCGGCCGAACGGTGAGCGTGTGCGAGAGTTCACATCGCTGCCGCTCGAATTCGACAAGGTCACGTTCTTCGCGCTGAGCTGGACCGTCGTGCACCCGATCGATGAATCCAGTCCGTTGTTCCACTGCACTGCTGAAACACTGGTAGCAAACGAAGCAGAATTCCTCGTCCTGCTCTCGGGAAACGATGAAACGTTTTCGCAAACCGTGCACTCCCGAACGTCGTACAAGGCGAACGAGATTATCTGGAACGCGCGATTCCGTTCGATGTTCATCGAGTCCACCACGAGGGGTACCACGGGAATGGATCTCGCGCGCATCCACGATTACGAGCCGGTAACGCCCTGA
- a CDS encoding SIMPL domain-containing protein (The SIMPL domain is named for its presence in mouse protein SIMPL (signalling molecule that associates with mouse pelle-like kinase). Bacterial member BP26, from Brucella, was shown to assemble into a channel-like structure, while YggE from E. coli has been associated with resistance to oxidative stress.): MLLDKVLVLSVFSGTLLSAQSAPMTHDPIPTIASSATADAKFTPDRATISIAVQTKATTAAEAATDNARKQNAVLSALRGLGLTNEQLSTTGYSVNPEYRYDPNRAPTLTGYTVTNTVLADIHDLKQIGKVLDTALANGSNIISSLDFYASNTDAARQKALADAVVKARADAEVAAKAAGGSLGPLMHLSVGGGGSYPPPPRPMFAAKTVAQSAETQINPGQQTITVSVSADWRFTPNP, encoded by the coding sequence ATGCTACTCGATAAAGTCCTCGTACTATCCGTCTTCTCGGGAACGTTGCTCTCAGCTCAGAGCGCACCCATGACCCACGACCCGATTCCGACGATCGCGAGCTCTGCGACTGCAGACGCCAAGTTCACTCCGGATCGTGCGACTATCAGCATCGCCGTTCAGACCAAGGCAACGACCGCGGCGGAGGCAGCGACAGACAATGCCAGGAAGCAGAATGCCGTTTTATCTGCCTTACGTGGGTTAGGATTAACTAACGAACAGCTCTCGACAACGGGCTATAGCGTGAACCCGGAGTATCGCTACGACCCCAATCGGGCGCCGACACTCACCGGCTACACGGTGACAAACACCGTGCTCGCAGACATACATGACCTCAAGCAAATTGGTAAAGTGCTCGATACCGCGCTGGCGAACGGCTCCAACATCATCTCCTCACTCGACTTCTACGCTAGCAATACCGACGCTGCCCGTCAAAAGGCGCTTGCGGATGCGGTAGTGAAAGCGCGCGCTGACGCCGAAGTTGCCGCCAAGGCCGCTGGTGGATCCCTTGGTCCACTCATGCACCTGAGTGTTGGCGGCGGTGGATCCTATCCTCCTCCTCCAAGACCAATGTTCGCCGCGAAGACGGTGGCTCAGTCCGCAGAAACCCAGATCAATCCAGGGCAGCAGACCATCACCGTCAGTGTCTCGGCGGACTGGCGCTTTACCCCAAACCCGTAA